The following coding sequences are from one Oncorhynchus keta strain PuntledgeMale-10-30-2019 unplaced genomic scaffold, Oket_V2 Un_contig_24509_pilon_pilon, whole genome shotgun sequence window:
- the LOC127922065 gene encoding uncharacterized protein LOC127922065 isoform X4, which translates to MFLFGQAQGSSSCFILVPIEYDPMFLFGQAQGSSSCFILVPIEYDPMLLFGQAQVSPSCFSLVPVEYDPMFLFGQAQVSPSCFSLVPVEYDPMFLFGQAQVSPSCFSLVPVEYDPMFLFGQAQVSPSCFSLVPVEYDPMFLFGQAQVSPSCFSLVPVEYDPMFLFGQAQVSPSCFSLVPVEYDPMFLFGQAQVPLPVSVWCLLNTTQCFCLVRLRFPLPVSVWCLLNTTQCFCLVRLRFPLPVSVWCLLNTTQCFRNWLIFPELDGIE; encoded by the exons ATGTTTCTGTTTGGTCAGGCTCAGGGTTCCTCTTCCTGTTTCATTCTGGTGCCTATTGAATATGACCCAATGTTTCTGTTTGGTCAGGCTCAGGGTTCCTCTTCCTGTTTCATTCTGGTGCCTATTGAATACGACCCAATGCTTCTGTTTGGTCAGGCTCAG GTTTCcccttcctgtttcagtctgGTGCCTGTTGAATACGACCCAATGTTTCTGTTTGGTCAGGCTCAG GTTTCcccttcctgtttcagtctgGTGCCTGTTGAATACGACCCAATGTTTCTGTTTGGTCAGGCTCAGGTTTCcccttcctgtttcagtctgGTGCCTGTTGAATACGACCCAATGTTTCTGTTTGGTCAGGCTCAGGTTTCcccttcctgtttcagtctgGTGCCTGTTGAATACGACCCAATGTTTCTGTTTGGTCAGGCTCAG GTTTCcccttcctgtttcagtctgGTGCCTGTTGAATACGACCCAATGTTTCTGTTTGGTCAGGCTCAGGTTTCcccttcctgtttcagtctgGTGCCTGTTGAATACGACCCAATGTTTCTGTTTGGTCAGGCTCAG GTTCcccttcctgtttcagtctgGTGCCTATTGAATACGACCCAATGTTTCTGTTTGGTCAGGCTCAGGTTTCcccttcctgtttcagtctgGTGCCTGTTGAATACGACCCAATGTTTCTGTTTGGTCAGGCTCAG GTTTCcccttcctgtttcagtctgGTGCCTGTTGAATACGACCCAATGTTTCCGCAACTGGTTAATCTTTCCTGAATTGGATGGCATTGAATGA
- the LOC127922065 gene encoding uncharacterized protein LOC127922065 isoform X1, translating into MFLFGQAQGSSSCFILVPIEYDPMFLFGQAQGSSSCFILVPIEYDPMLLFGQAQVSPSCFSLVPVEYDPMFLFGQAQVSPSCFSLVPVEYDPMFLFGQAQVSPSCFSLVPVEYDPMFLFGQAQVSPSCFSLVPVEYDPMFLFGQAQVSPSCFSLVPVEYDPMFLFGQAQVSPSCFSLVPVEYDPMFLFGQAQVSPSCFSLVPVEYDPMFLFGQAQVSPSCFSLVPVEYDPMFLFGQAQVSPSCFSLVPVEYDPMFLFGQAQVSPSCFSLVPVEYDPMFLFGQAQVSPSCFSLVPVEYDPMFLFGQAQVSPSCFSLVPVEYDPMFPQLVNLS; encoded by the exons ATGTTTCTGTTTGGTCAGGCTCAGGGTTCCTCTTCCTGTTTCATTCTGGTGCCTATTGAATATGACCCAATGTTTCTGTTTGGTCAGGCTCAGGGTTCCTCTTCCTGTTTCATTCTGGTGCCTATTGAATACGACCCAATGCTTCTGTTTGGTCAGGCTCAG GTTTCcccttcctgtttcagtctgGTGCCTGTTGAATACGACCCAATGTTTCTGTTTGGTCAGGCTCAG GTTTCcccttcctgtttcagtctgGTGCCTGTTGAATACGACCCAATGTTTCTGTTTGGTCAGGCTCAGGTTTCcccttcctgtttcagtctgGTGCCTGTTGAATACGACCCAATGTTTCTGTTTGGTCAGGCTCAGGTTTCcccttcctgtttcagtctgGTGCCTGTTGAATACGACCCAATGTTTCTGTTTGGTCAGGCTCAG GTTTCcccttcctgtttcagtctgGTGCCTGTTGAATACGACCCAATGTTTCTGTTTGGTCAGGCTCAGGTTTCcccttcctgtttcagtctgGTGCCTGTTGAATACGACCCAATGTTTCTGTTTGGTCAGGCTCAG GTTTCcccttcctgtttcagtctgGTGCCTGTTGAATACGACCCAATGTTTCTGTTTGGTCAGGCTCAG GTTTCcccttcctgtttcagtctgGTGCCTGTTGAATACGACCCAATGTTTCTGTTTGGTCAGGCTCAGGTTTCcccttcctgtttcagtctgGTGCCTGTTGAATACGACCCAATGTTTCTGTTTGGTCAGGCTCAG GTTTCcccttcctgtttcagtctgGTGCCTGTTGAATACGACCCAATGTTTCTGTTTGGTCAGGCTCAG GTTTCcccttcctgtttcagtctgGTGCCTGTTGAATACGACCCAATGTTTCTGTTTGGTCAGGCTCAG GTTTCcccttcctgtttcagtctgGTGCCTGTTGAATACGACCCAATGTTTCCGCAACTGGTTAATCTTTCCTGA
- the LOC127922065 gene encoding uncharacterized protein LOC127922065 isoform X2 — protein MFLFGQAQGSSSCFILVPIEYDPMFLFGQAQGSSSCFILVPIEYDPMLLFGQAQVSPSCFSLVPVEYDPMFLFGQAQVSPSCFSLVPVEYDPMFLFGQAQVSPSCFSLVPVEYDPMFLFGQAQVSPSCFSLVPVEYDPMFLFGQAQVSPSCFSLVPVEYDPMFLFGQAQVSPSCFSLVPVEYDPMFLFGQAQVPLPVSVWCLLNTTQCFCLVRLRFPLPVSVWCLLNTTQCFCLVRLRFPLPVSVWCLLNTTQCFCLVRLRFPLPVSVWCLLNTTQCFCLVRLRFPLPVSVWCLLNTTQCFRNWLIFPELDGIE, from the exons ATGTTTCTGTTTGGTCAGGCTCAGGGTTCCTCTTCCTGTTTCATTCTGGTGCCTATTGAATATGACCCAATGTTTCTGTTTGGTCAGGCTCAGGGTTCCTCTTCCTGTTTCATTCTGGTGCCTATTGAATACGACCCAATGCTTCTGTTTGGTCAGGCTCAG GTTTCcccttcctgtttcagtctgGTGCCTGTTGAATACGACCCAATGTTTCTGTTTGGTCAGGCTCAG GTTTCcccttcctgtttcagtctgGTGCCTGTTGAATACGACCCAATGTTTCTGTTTGGTCAGGCTCAGGTTTCcccttcctgtttcagtctgGTGCCTGTTGAATACGACCCAATGTTTCTGTTTGGTCAGGCTCAGGTTTCcccttcctgtttcagtctgGTGCCTGTTGAATACGACCCAATGTTTCTGTTTGGTCAGGCTCAG GTTTCcccttcctgtttcagtctgGTGCCTGTTGAATACGACCCAATGTTTCTGTTTGGTCAGGCTCAGGTTTCcccttcctgtttcagtctgGTGCCTGTTGAATACGACCCAATGTTTCTGTTTGGTCAGGCTCAG GTTCcccttcctgtttcagtctgGTGCCTATTGAATACGACCCAATGTTTCTGTTTGGTCAGGCTCAGGTTTCcccttcctgtttcagtctgGTGCCTGTTGAATACGACCCAATGTTTCTGTTTGGTCAGGCTCAG GTTTCcccttcctgtttcagtctgGTGCCTGTTGAATACGACCCAATGTTTCTGTTTGGTCAGGCTCAGGTTTCcccttcctgtttcagtctgGTGCCTGTTGAATACGACCCAATGTTTCTGTTTGGTCAGGCTCAG GTTTCcccttcctgtttcagtctgGTGCCTGTTGAATACGACCCAATGTTTCCGCAACTGGTTAATCTTTCCTGAATTGGATGGCATTGAATGA
- the LOC127922065 gene encoding uncharacterized protein LOC127922065 isoform X3, giving the protein MFLFGQAQGSSSCFILVPIEYDPMFLFGQAQGSSSCFILVPIEYDPMLLFGQAQVSPSCFSLVPVEYDPMFLFGQAQVSPSCFSLVPVEYDPMFLFGQAQVSPSCFSLVPVEYDPMFLFGQAQVSPSCFSLVPVEYDPMFLFGQAQVSPSCFSLVPVEYDPMFLFGQAQVSPSCFSLVPVEYDPMFLFGQAQVSPSCFSLVPVEYDPMFLFGQAQVSPSCFSLVPVEYDPMFLFGQAQVSPSCFSLVPVEYDPMFLFGQAQVSPSCFSLVPVEYDPMFPQLVNLS; this is encoded by the exons ATGTTTCTGTTTGGTCAGGCTCAGGGTTCCTCTTCCTGTTTCATTCTGGTGCCTATTGAATATGACCCAATGTTTCTGTTTGGTCAGGCTCAGGGTTCCTCTTCCTGTTTCATTCTGGTGCCTATTGAATACGACCCAATGCTTCTGTTTGGTCAGGCTCAG GTTTCcccttcctgtttcagtctgGTGCCTGTTGAATACGACCCAATGTTTCTGTTTGGTCAGGCTCAG GTTTCcccttcctgtttcagtctgGTGCCTGTTGAATACGACCCAATGTTTCTGTTTGGTCAGGCTCAGGTTTCcccttcctgtttcagtctgGTGCCTGTTGAATACGACCCAATGTTTCTGTTTGGTCAGGCTCAGGTTTCcccttcctgtttcagtctgGTGCCTGTTGAATACGACCCAATGTTTCTGTTTGGTCAGGCTCAG GTTTCcccttcctgtttcagtctgGTGCCTGTTGAATACGACCCAATGTTTCTGTTTGGTCAGGCTCAGGTTTCcccttcctgtttcagtctgGTGCCTGTTGAATACGACCCAATGTTTCTGTTTGGTCAGGCTCAG GTTTCcccttcctgtttcagtctgGTGCCTGTTGAATACGACCCAATGTTTCTGTTTGGTCAGGCTCAG GTTTCcccttcctgtttcagtctgGTGCCTGTTGAATACGACCCAATGTTTCTGTTTGGTCAGGCTCAGGTTTCcccttcctgtttcagtctgGTGCCTGTTGAATACGACCCAATGTTTCTGTTTGGTCAGGCTCAG GTTTCcccttcctgtttcagtctgGTGCCTGTTGAATACGACCCAATGTTTCCGCAACTGGTTAATCTTTCCTGA